CTATGGTTGAGCTTGTAAAGGCTGTTGCAAGGCAAATCAATATTCCTTTCACCATTGGCGGTGGCATTAACGAAATTGCTGATGCGGATGCTTTGTTGAATGCCGGCGCAGATAAAATTTCAATCAACTCTGCCGCAGTACGCAACCCAAAACTGATTGATGAACTTGCGGCCGCTTTCGGTGTTCAGTTTGTAGTGATTGCGGTTGATACTCGCCATATTGATGGCAAAAACATTGTTCACCTAAACGGTGGCAGACTGCCGACTGAACGTGAAACTCTGGAGTGGATATTGGAAGCCGAAAGCCGTGGTGCTGGTGAAATCCTTTTAACTTCTATGGATCATGACGGTACAAAAGGTGGCTTCGATAATGGCTTGTTAAAAACTGTTAACGATGCCGTTCATATCCCGGTAATTGCTTCGGGCGGTGCCGGTAAAGTTGAGCATTTTGTTGATGTGTTTGAGAAAACCAATGTAGATGCTGCTTTGGCGGCTTCGGTGTTTCATTATGGTGAGATTTTGATACCTGATTTGAAGCGGACTTTGAAGGGGAATAGTATTGAGGTTAGGATTTAAGACTAATTTCTAAAGATAAAAGTCCGCTGTCCGAAGTCTCCAACTTCGGACGACTATGCCTGTAGTCTTCGACTACAGTAATTTTATGTAGTTGCAAACTACATTCATAGCTAATTCGAAGTCAGAGACTTCGAACAGCATAAAAGAAATTGATAATGAACATAGATTTCGAAAAAACCGGCGGACTTGTCCCCGTGATCATACAAGACGAGCAAACATTAGAAGTACTGATGCTGGGTTACATGAACCAGGAAGCCTACGATAAAACCGTTCAGGAAAACATCGTAACTTTTTATTCGCGCTCAAAAAACCGCCTGTGGACCAAAGGCGAAACCAGCAACAATTTTTTGCATGTAAAAAGCATCAGCATTGATTGCGATAACGATACCCTGCTGATCAAAGCCAAAGCCGATGGCCCAACCTGCCATACCGGCTCGCGCAGTTGCTTCAATACCGAATACAATCAAAACTTTATCCTCGAGCTGGAAAACATCATTGGCGACAGGTACACTAACCCGGTTGAAGGATCGTACGTTAATAAGCTTCGCAACAAAGGCTTAAACAAAATAGCCCAAAAAGTGGGTGAAGAAGGCGTTGAAACAGTTATAGCCGCCCTGGCCGAAACAGAAACCGATCTGATCAACGAAGCATCAGACCTTGTTTTCCATTTATTAGTTTTGCTTCGCGAAAAAGGTTTATCGTTAGAAACTATCGCTAAGAACTTAGAATCAAGACACCGTTAGGCAGTTGGCAGTTTTTAGTGGGCAGTGGGCAGTTGAAGAGTTCTTGAAAAAATATAAACTGCAAACTGCCAACAGATAACTGCAAACTGAATAAGCAAACTGCCAACAGAAAACTGCAAACTGAACAATGATCGTACAAAAAACAGCCGAACTTACAGGCCATGCTAACCCGATATTTACGCTTGAGCTATCGCAAAAGCCTGGAATATTGTTTACCGGCGGCAATGATAAAGGTTTGGTTGAGTGGAGTTTGAGGGATTTTTCTTTCATCAAGGTGATGTTTCCGGTTAATGCCTCTATTTATGCCATTCATTGCCCGGAAGGTTATCCTTTAATGTTTGCAGGTTTACGCAGCGGCGAAGTTTTGGTATTTGATTTTATTCAGCAAAAATTACTTAAGCCATTAAGACATCACCGCAAGGCTATTTTTGACATCAAATCATCGGTTAAAAAAGATGAACTGCTCATAGCCTCCGAAGATGGTACCGTATCAGTCTGGAGCCTGAAAACTTTGGAGATGGTGCATAGCATTTCCGTATCAAAAGATACGGTTCGCTGTATTACCGTATCGCCCGACCAAAAGCAGGTTGCGTTTGGCTGCCGCGATAATCACATTGGTATTTATGATCTGGAAGATTATACCATCATTAAAGCCCTCCACGGGCATAGCATGGCTGTTTTTTCTACAGCATACAGTCCCGATGGCGCTTACCTGGCTACCGGGGCACGCGATGCGCAGGTAAAAATATGGGATAGCAATACTTACCAGGAAATTAAAAATATCCCGGCGCACCTGTTTGCCGTTAATCATATCGCTTTTCACCCTACCCTTCCTTATTTCGCTACGGCCAGTATGGATAAAAGCATCAAGATCTGGGGTTCCGACGATTTTAAACTCTACAAAAATATCAGCAGGGAAAAAGGCTATCCCAGCCATGCACTTTCCATCAATAAATTGGCCTGGAACGGGCCGGAACAATTGCTTTCGGTAAGTGATGATAAAAATATCATTAACTGGAAAATCGATTTCTGATTTATTACTTATCGGTTATTTTTTTAGCTACATAAATTGATTTAGCGCTTGATTTTCGGTGTTGATTAATCTTTAATTAATCAACACCCTGTTCATTTTATTTATTTTCAATAAAACCATAACTTTTTTCCCTTAGCGAACGTATATTAACCTATAAGTTACAGTAACTAAAACCGCTGTACCTAAACTTAGTACGTTTGTTTATGAGAGCCATTGCGAAATCAATATTTATAATACCACTTTTATCGCTATTACTCACAAAAACAGCAATGGCGCAAACCACTTACGATTGGGTGGGCACCACAAGTACCGCCTGGAGCACGGCAAGCAACTGGAAAGTGGGCAGTTCAACTCCGGCTTCGGCACCGTCTGCTGCAACAGATATTATCAGGATAGGCACCAATCAAACTTTCACTAATTTACCGGCTATCAGTTCAAATGTTACCTGTGCTTCCTTAACTTTTGGTGCTGTAAATTCAACCTTAACTGTAAACAGCGGCTTTACACTCACTGTTAATGGCGATGTAACGGCCAAACACGGTCAATCAAATGTCGATTTAACTACTTATACCACAACGCTGGCCGGCCTGGGCACCATGCTTGTTAAGGGTAATTTTAATGTGGGCGATAATACCATGCCGCCCAATGGTATCATATTAGGTTTATTTGCTCTTAACGGGGTAGTTAAGGTAATTATTAACTGCCAGATAAGTTTACTAACTATCCAGGGAAACCTCGCATTTACCTCGGTATCAAATTTCACCTCGGGAACCAATAGCGGTACAGGTTTAAATGATACCGAGTTTGACCTGAACAGTGCTCTTACCCTAAACGGACAGTTTAAATACCAGGATATCGGCACCACCGTATCAACGCTCACTCCCAACCGAAACCTGTTTTACGCCTCGGCGGGTACCGCCAATACTACGCTTACTTTAACCAATGCCGCACCCATTGGCTCATTCACCACATCATCGCAGTACCAGTATATCGACTTTTATAACCCTAATGTTACCGGCCATGCTACGGTAATTTATGCTGCTACATCGGGCTCCCAAACCGTTTATACCGGGGCCGATGGTACTACCATTGGTAACGCACCACAAAATTACGATGCACTTGTGTTAAGCGGAGCAAGTACCAAAGTTGTTGACGGCTCAACATTTACCATAGGCAACTCATTTAATACAAGTGGCGGCACAGTTAACATCAGTACCAATAACCCAACAATAACCATCGGTACCTCAGGCACCAGTACCGCCAGCTGGACCAACAGCACCACCGTAACACAGGGTTCGGGCACTATCGATCTTAACGGCAGCCTTACCAATTCGGGCTTCTTTACTTTAGGCAGCGCTGCTACCACCATATCCGGTAACTTTACCAACAGCGCCACTTTTACACAAGGCTCGGGCTCATTAACCTTTGATGGAGCATCGGCACAAAGTTTTACCGACGGAGGAGCAGGCACCACTTTTGGTGCCGTAACTTTTAGCGGCGGCGGCACCAAAACCATAACTGCAGGCAACTTTTATATTCAAAACACAGGGGTAATTACCATGTCGGGTAACTCCCAGCTTAACGGCAACGGTAATCTTACATTAATCTCGGATGCTACCAGTTCGGCCAGTATCGGTGTTGTCCCATCGGGGAGCAGCCTGGCCGGCAACTTTAAAATTCAGCGCTTTTTTAAGGGAAGCAGCACCAGTTTGAGTAAACGTGGTTACCGGTTAATCAGTTCGCCTGTTTATACCGGCACGGTGTCGAGCCTAAAGGTTTTTGACCTTACCTATTTGCTTAATGATGCATATGTAACCGGAGCCGCGGGTGGTGGATTTAATACCCCTGCCAATAATGCCAATAACCCATCGTTATACTTATTCAGGGAAGATATTAAACCCAGCAGCACCCTTTTTACATCCGGGCCGTTTAAGGGTATCAACAAAATAAATAACAGCCCGGTTTATAATATAGGCACACAAAGCCGCAATAACTTTCAAAACGTAAACGATACCACCGTAAACATTCCGGTAGGTAACGGTGTTTTATTTTTCTTCAGAGGGAATAAAACCGACAACTCCACCCAAACCGGTACCAAAACCGTTTTGCCTTATGATTATCCCGAAGATGTAACTTTTACCCAGCTTGGCGTGCCCAATGCCGGTACAATTAACGTTGCACTTTGGTATAAGGCGGGCAGTACTTTGCTGGGTTATACCAATACTTCGCTGGCCAATTCAACCATCCGTGGGTATTGTTTGGTGGGTAATCCTTATGCTTCAACTATTAACTGGGAAAAATTTAACCGAAACTCAACCAGTTCTACTGTTTACGGAGCCAATTTTCCGGCAGCAAACGTAACACAATCAACCATTTGGGTGTTTAATCCCAGTACAAAACAATACGAAACTTATAAGCAAAAATCCGGATCGATAACAAGCACTGCCGATACCACCACTACCGTTAACCCAACCAACAGCACAGCAACAGGAGCGGCAAGCAACATGATTGCCAGCGGGCAGGGTTTCTTTATCAGGGCTACCAGTACTAATCAAAGTTTATCCTTTCGCGAGGCTGCTAAAACCACTACACAGCCAACTTCATCAAACCTTATCCAATTGATGAGTACGAGGGAATTTGTTCAGCAGCAACAAAGTACCGAACAGCCTAATCCACTGCTTCGCCTCAAATTATCGTTAGATAGCATTAATAACGACGAAGTGGTGATGACTTTTGCCGATACCGCACATACGGCATATAACGAGAATGAAGATGCAGAGGATCTGGGCGGTAATGGTGCCCTCGAAAGTCTTTCGCTATTATCTGCAGATAGTGTGCGCTTAGCCATTAACCATCTCCCTTTTCCTAAAACACAGGATGAGGTGATCCCGGTTTATGCCACAGCTATCAATAGCGGAACTTACCGTTTTGATATGACCGAAGTGCGCTCGATACCTGCATTGTATGATGTGTGGCTGAAAGATGCGGTTACACGCGATTCGGTAGATATAAAGAATAACCGCAGCTACAGTTTTAATATTGATAAAAGTTCGCCGGAAACATTTGGAGATAAGCGCTTTACGCTGATAATCCGTCAAAATCCGGCCATGATGGTGCGCCTGCTTGCTTTTAATGCCGATAAAATAGCCGAAGGAGCAAAAATTACCTGGCAGGCTCAAAACGAAGCCGATTATACCATCTATACCGTAGAACGCAGCACCGATAACGGAAAAGTGTTCGACCCTATAGGCACCATCTATTCCAACAACTCAAAAAATTACCTACTGGTTGATAAAACGCCCGTAACCGGCCTTAACCAATACCGCTTAAAACAGATTGACCTGAACGGGGGCATCAACTACTCTAACATTGTACCGTTGATGTACACTGCTCAACCCCAACAGGAAATCAGCAAAATCAGCCTGTATCCTAACCCTACCGTTGATATTGTGCGTACCGAAGTGCAGCCTAACGGCGAAAGCCGGGTTAAATATAAAATCAATATCACCAATGTTGAAGGCAAAATAATGGCCAGCACTACATCATCGCAGCCGCAATGGCAAAACAACGTGAGCAGCTTTGCACCGGGCACTTATATTATGCAGGTACTAAACAGCGGCGATAACAGCATTATCGGCTTTAAAAAGTTTATAAAAAAATAAACATTTGTTGTTATAAATAATGTATTAACCACACAATACTCATTGAAAAATAATTTCATTCCATTCAGCATCCACACGGCTATTCATTTTATTCATTCATGAAAAACCGTAACATTTATAGCTAAATAAGCGTAACTATACTCCTATTATCTCTATTCGCAAAAGAAGCTCAAATCCATAATATAGCTTCTGAGAATATAAAAAATAGTATGAATAAGTATAGTTTATGAAAAATAAAATCACCCTGATTATATTTTTACTTTTCTGCTCAACGGCTTCGGCAACCGTTTATGATTGGGTTGGCGGTGCCTCGCCCAATCCGAATGCCTGGACCGATAAAAACAACTGGAAAGTACCCGGCACCCTGGGTATTGGATTTACAACACCATCAGCGGCACCATCATCAACAGATGATATCCAGGTTGGGGTCAATTTCACTTTCAGCAGCGGCAACGCGCCTATTATAACTTCAAATACCACCTGCGCGTCGCTTAGCATCGGCACCTTACAATCTTCAACAATAACAGTTTCGGGCAGCAGCGTTACGCTGACCGTAACAGGTGCTATAAAACAACTGCCAAGCACTATTTCGATAAGTATTTTGGGCAGCAATACGGTAACCGGTACCCTGGCCGGCACGGGCAATATCAGCTGCGCTTCTGTACAGGCCGGCGATTTGATCACATTTTTAAATGTGCTTGCTTTAACCACCAACAATGTTCAGTTGGTATCATCGGTGGCTAATTTAACCGTAAGCGGCAATATAGGCGTATATAGTACGGCGTATCTTGTTCTTACCATTCCGTTAGGGTATAATAACGCTGCGTTTTATTTAAGAGGAGGAACCGCAACTGTTGCCGGGCAAATTGCTACAAAAAACGTTAGCAGCGGCGTATTGGCCGTAGGTTCAACACCCTCGTCGTCCACTTTCACCATTGATGTACCTGCTGCATCAACATCTACCCCCAATTTAAAGCTTACCAATGCCACCCCGCTGGACGGTACCAGCATTGCGGGCTCGATAGATTTTTACAATAACGGCGGCGGTTCAGGCACCTGCTCGGTTGAGTATTCGGGTGCGAGTGCGCAAACTGTTTATACTGAAAGCTCTTCGTTGCTCAATATCAGTCCGTCGGCTTACCAAAATATCATTTTTTCATCTGCCGGCACCAAAAACGTTGGTTCGGGTAATCTGAGTATTAACGGCGACTGGAGTTCGGCATCGGGAAAAGTTGACGTGATTACCAATAACCCATCCGTAATTTTTGGTGGCGGCACTCAATCCCTCAGCGAATCAGGATCAGATTCGGGCAACGGCGTAGTTTTCAAAAACGTGTTTTTCCAGGGCACAAATACAAAAACCATGTCGGGTGCTGGAAAATTCGCGGTTTCATCCCTTGGTATCCTTACTATGGGCGGCTCGGCAACTTTAGTCAGCGGTGGTATCCTTACACTAAAATCGGATGCTTCCGGTTCGGCTACAGTTGCCAGCGTTCCATCTGGCACGGCAATCACTGGTAATGTGAATGTGCAGCGTTATGTTAACGGCGGCGCATGGTATTATCGTGGCTACCGGCTACTTACATCGCCCGTTAATAACGGATCGGGAAATTTCCGATTGGAGTACCTGAAGCTTTCGGCTTTTGTAACAGGTACAACCCAGGCCACAGGAGGTTTTGATACATCGCCAAATGCCAATAACCCCAGCATTTATTTTTTCAGGGAAAATACAGCTTATACAAACAATTCGTTTACAACCGGCAATTTCAGAGGGGTTAACAGTTTGGGTTCAACTCCTTATTCGTTTGATAACGAAGGTAGTACCTATAGTTTACCATCAGGTAATGGCTTCCTGTTTTTTTTCAGGGGCGACAGGTCATCCGGCATAAGCTCGGCAACCGTAATTTCGCACGTGCCCGAAAACACCACTTTTACAGCAACCGGCACCCTTAATCAAGGTAATATCACTGTTAAACAATGGTACACCGGCGGGGCGCTTATATATACCACCACCACAGGCAGCCGGGTACAGGGCTACAACCTGGTGGGCAACCCCTATGCAAGCACCATTAATTTCGAAAAATTTAACCGCAAAGGAACAGCGGGTGCTGTGGCCGATGCAAGCTCATCTATTTACATTTCGGGGCAACAGGCACAGGTTTATACAACCAACTCAACACTAACACCACCTTCGGTTTTTATATGGGTATTTAACCCTACCACCAAACAATACGAAACCTATCAGCAAAACGCTAACCAAATTACGTCGGTGGCCGATACCACAACCACCGTAAACCCCGGCTTACAAAGTGTTACCGGTGGCGTAGCCAGCAATATGATAGCCAGCGGACAAGGTTTTTTTATACGCGCTACAGCCAGCGGGCAAACCATGACTTTCAGAGAATCGGCCAAAACAAGTACCCAGCCAAATTCGGCATCGCTTACCGGGGTATTCAGCATTCCTAAAGATAAAACGCCAATAGCCATGGCATTTAGTTCCAGCAGCAAACTTGCTGCTACCGAAGCAAGCACGAACGTACCTAAACCTTACGCCTGGCCAATGCCGTTAATCAGGCTGCGACTAATTAAAGATTCGATTAATTTTGATGGCGTAGTGATTGTACTTGTAAAGGGCGTGTCATCGGCATATAATGCAGATAAAGATGCAGAAGACCTTGGCGGAAACGGCGCACCGGAAAGCCTCTCGGTATTATCCAGCGATAGTGTTAAGATCACCATTCACCGCCGCCCCTTCCCCGGCAAACAGCAGCAAACTATACCTTTATTTGTAGATGCCACTGCATCCGGCGATTATAAACTGCGCCTGACTGATCTGAAAGATCTGCCTGATTTGTACGAGGTATGGATTAAAGATAATCTGACCAAAGATTCGGTATTGGCTAAGGTAAACAGTGACTATAACTTCAGCATCGATAAAACAAACCCTGCCAGTTTTGGCATGAACCGCTTTCAGCTTATTGTACGCCAAAGCATTGCACATTTGGCTAAACTGCTTAATTTTACCGCACAAAAAATAAACGATTGCTCAAAACTTAGCTGGATTGCTCAAAACGAAGCTAACTACACCACCTATATCGCCCAACGCAGCACCGACGATGGCAAAACGTTTATTACGCTCGATACCGTTTATTCCAGCAATGCTAAAAACTATGCTGTGATGGATGCGAAACCTGCAAATGGATTAAATCAATACCGGCTAACCCAAATTGATCTGAACGGCGACACAACCTTATCCAAAATTGTCCCACTAATGTATGCCGATACTAAAAACACTATTAGCGAGGTTATGAGTATATATCCCAACCCTGCAACCGATGTGGTATACGCACAAATGAGATTAAAAACCAACGGACCAATCAATTATCGCATCAATATTACCAATATGGAGGGCAAGGTGGTTGCTACTGCCAATGCATCGCAAGCCAGCTGGCAAAACAATGTTGATGCATTTATACCGGGCACCTATATTATGCAGGTTGTTGATGTAAAGGACAATACGCTTTTAGGTGTAAAGAAATTTATCAAAAAATAGCATTACGGAATAAAACGCCTGATACCGCAAAGCTTGTGGGTATGGCGTTTTTGATCGGCCGAGTAGATGCCCTCATTGTCGATGGTATCTGTTTTTACCTTGCCCGATGCATGAATGATGTGCTCATTGTTAAGCAGAATGCCTACATGGGTTACCTTTCCTTCGGCATTATCAAAAAAGGCCAGGTCGCCGGTTTTTGCTTCCTGCAACGATTCTACCTTTTTGCCTTCCTTTACCTGCATGCTGGCATCACGTTTTAGCCTGATGCCTTTCATTTTATAAACAACCTGGGTAAAACCGGAGCAATCAATACCAAAATGCGTACGGCCGCCCCATAAATACGGCGAGTTTAAAAATGATTTGGCGGTGGCGGTAATATCTTCACGCTCGCCTATTTCGCCTATGATCTCAAAACGCTCGTTGCCTATGCGGCAGGATGTACCTTCCAAAAAAGTGAGGGAACTACCTGCAGGCAAATAAATTACGCTGTTATCGCTTATTTTCCAGGCCTGGGTAACGGCCCGGTAGGTTAGTTGTGGGGCGTGATGTTTTATATGTTTGTAAGCGATGTGCCCTAACATGGCAAATTGCAGGCGCCCTATCCAGCCAATGTAGCCGTCATTTTCGGCAATTATTTTAACCCAGTTGGTTTGCCACTCGGTAATTTCAAAAGCCTCTCCAAATAATAATTGCGAAACCTGCTCACTCCGTTCGTTAGGCTCAGCCCTGAGCGGAATTACGGCAAGGTTACAGATCCCGTATTCCATAGTTGATGTAAACGTCAAATTAACAAAAAATACACAGCGTATTTACAAGCTGTATACGCAACGTTAAAAAAAATGATACTGTTTATATAATTGGTATTTGTATTTGCCTCAGGGGAAGGCTTTACGATGATACGAATATTTTTTGGGATTTTAAATAATAAACCCGGCACCGGCATTACTCACCCCGCCATCGTCGCGCTTGTCACCCCTCCTCTACGCTGCGCATAAAGAAGGGATTTCTTATTTTTTATTTTACTTTTCCTACCCTCTTTCCGGCCTGTCGTAGAGAGGGTGGTCCAGCGTAGCATAGACCGGGTGAGTAAATTATGCGCGCGGTTATTCTTTTTTTAGTTGGCGATAGCTCTATCAATCCTCATCAACCACAAAAAAAGGGAGACACTAAAGCGTCTCCCTTTTCAATATCATATAAAAACGATTACTATTCGTTCATGTGCAGCCAATCTTTTTTGGCAAGCAGTTCTTCTTCTGTTTCGCGGATATCTTCGTCATCAACACAGCAATCAACCGGGCAAACGGCAGCGCACTGAGGTTCATCGTGGAAACCAACACATTCGGTACATTTATCGGGTACGATGTAATATATATCGTCGGATAAAGCAGCTTGTGATTCTTCGGCATTAAGGGTGTTACCATCGCCAAAATCAATTACCCCTCTCAAGCCGGTACCATCGCTAAAACGCCATGCCGCACCTGCATCGTA
The sequence above is a segment of the Mucilaginibacter celer genome. Coding sequences within it:
- the hisF gene encoding imidazole glycerol phosphate synthase subunit HisF; protein product: MLAKRIIPCLDVKDGRTVKGVNFVDLRDAGDPVELAWNYSNQGADELVFLDITATVERRKTMVELVKAVARQINIPFTIGGGINEIADADALLNAGADKISINSAAVRNPKLIDELAAAFGVQFVVIAVDTRHIDGKNIVHLNGGRLPTERETLEWILEAESRGAGEILLTSMDHDGTKGGFDNGLLKTVNDAVHIPVIASGGAGKVEHFVDVFEKTNVDAALAASVFHYGEILIPDLKRTLKGNSIEVRI
- a CDS encoding T9SS type A sorting domain-containing protein, whose product is MAQTTYDWVGTTSTAWSTASNWKVGSSTPASAPSAATDIIRIGTNQTFTNLPAISSNVTCASLTFGAVNSTLTVNSGFTLTVNGDVTAKHGQSNVDLTTYTTTLAGLGTMLVKGNFNVGDNTMPPNGIILGLFALNGVVKVIINCQISLLTIQGNLAFTSVSNFTSGTNSGTGLNDTEFDLNSALTLNGQFKYQDIGTTVSTLTPNRNLFYASAGTANTTLTLTNAAPIGSFTTSSQYQYIDFYNPNVTGHATVIYAATSGSQTVYTGADGTTIGNAPQNYDALVLSGASTKVVDGSTFTIGNSFNTSGGTVNISTNNPTITIGTSGTSTASWTNSTTVTQGSGTIDLNGSLTNSGFFTLGSAATTISGNFTNSATFTQGSGSLTFDGASAQSFTDGGAGTTFGAVTFSGGGTKTITAGNFYIQNTGVITMSGNSQLNGNGNLTLISDATSSASIGVVPSGSSLAGNFKIQRFFKGSSTSLSKRGYRLISSPVYTGTVSSLKVFDLTYLLNDAYVTGAAGGGFNTPANNANNPSLYLFREDIKPSSTLFTSGPFKGINKINNSPVYNIGTQSRNNFQNVNDTTVNIPVGNGVLFFFRGNKTDNSTQTGTKTVLPYDYPEDVTFTQLGVPNAGTINVALWYKAGSTLLGYTNTSLANSTIRGYCLVGNPYASTINWEKFNRNSTSSTVYGANFPAANVTQSTIWVFNPSTKQYETYKQKSGSITSTADTTTTVNPTNSTATGAASNMIASGQGFFIRATSTNQSLSFREAAKTTTQPTSSNLIQLMSTREFVQQQQSTEQPNPLLRLKLSLDSINNDEVVMTFADTAHTAYNENEDAEDLGGNGALESLSLLSADSVRLAINHLPFPKTQDEVIPVYATAINSGTYRFDMTEVRSIPALYDVWLKDAVTRDSVDIKNNRSYSFNIDKSSPETFGDKRFTLIIRQNPAMMVRLLAFNADKIAEGAKITWQAQNEADYTIYTVERSTDNGKVFDPIGTIYSNNSKNYLLVDKTPVTGLNQYRLKQIDLNGGINYSNIVPLMYTAQPQQEISKISLYPNPTVDIVRTEVQPNGESRVKYKINITNVEGKIMASTTSSQPQWQNNVSSFAPGTYIMQVLNSGDNSIIGFKKFIKK
- a CDS encoding WD40 repeat domain-containing protein, with amino-acid sequence MIVQKTAELTGHANPIFTLELSQKPGILFTGGNDKGLVEWSLRDFSFIKVMFPVNASIYAIHCPEGYPLMFAGLRSGEVLVFDFIQQKLLKPLRHHRKAIFDIKSSVKKDELLIASEDGTVSVWSLKTLEMVHSISVSKDTVRCITVSPDQKQVAFGCRDNHIGIYDLEDYTIIKALHGHSMAVFSTAYSPDGAYLATGARDAQVKIWDSNTYQEIKNIPAHLFAVNHIAFHPTLPYFATASMDKSIKIWGSDDFKLYKNISREKGYPSHALSINKLAWNGPEQLLSVSDDKNIINWKIDF
- a CDS encoding C40 family peptidase; translated protein: MEYGICNLAVIPLRAEPNERSEQVSQLLFGEAFEITEWQTNWVKIIAENDGYIGWIGRLQFAMLGHIAYKHIKHHAPQLTYRAVTQAWKISDNSVIYLPAGSSLTFLEGTSCRIGNERFEIIGEIGEREDITATAKSFLNSPYLWGGRTHFGIDCSGFTQVVYKMKGIRLKRDASMQVKEGKKVESLQEAKTGDLAFFDNAEGKVTHVGILLNNEHIIHASGKVKTDTIDNEGIYSADQKRHTHKLCGIRRFIP
- the hisIE gene encoding bifunctional phosphoribosyl-AMP cyclohydrolase/phosphoribosyl-ATP diphosphatase HisIE — translated: MNIDFEKTGGLVPVIIQDEQTLEVLMLGYMNQEAYDKTVQENIVTFYSRSKNRLWTKGETSNNFLHVKSISIDCDNDTLLIKAKADGPTCHTGSRSCFNTEYNQNFILELENIIGDRYTNPVEGSYVNKLRNKGLNKIAQKVGEEGVETVIAALAETETDLINEASDLVFHLLVLLREKGLSLETIAKNLESRHR
- a CDS encoding 4Fe-4S dicluster domain-containing protein, with the translated sequence MAIKITDECINCGACEPECPNNAIYDAGAAWRFSDGTGLRGVIDFGDGNTLNAEESQAALSDDIYYIVPDKCTECVGFHDEPQCAAVCPVDCCVDDEDIRETEEELLAKKDWLHMNE
- a CDS encoding T9SS type A sorting domain-containing protein, coding for MKNKITLIIFLLFCSTASATVYDWVGGASPNPNAWTDKNNWKVPGTLGIGFTTPSAAPSSTDDIQVGVNFTFSSGNAPIITSNTTCASLSIGTLQSSTITVSGSSVTLTVTGAIKQLPSTISISILGSNTVTGTLAGTGNISCASVQAGDLITFLNVLALTTNNVQLVSSVANLTVSGNIGVYSTAYLVLTIPLGYNNAAFYLRGGTATVAGQIATKNVSSGVLAVGSTPSSSTFTIDVPAASTSTPNLKLTNATPLDGTSIAGSIDFYNNGGGSGTCSVEYSGASAQTVYTESSSLLNISPSAYQNIIFSSAGTKNVGSGNLSINGDWSSASGKVDVITNNPSVIFGGGTQSLSESGSDSGNGVVFKNVFFQGTNTKTMSGAGKFAVSSLGILTMGGSATLVSGGILTLKSDASGSATVASVPSGTAITGNVNVQRYVNGGAWYYRGYRLLTSPVNNGSGNFRLEYLKLSAFVTGTTQATGGFDTSPNANNPSIYFFRENTAYTNNSFTTGNFRGVNSLGSTPYSFDNEGSTYSLPSGNGFLFFFRGDRSSGISSATVISHVPENTTFTATGTLNQGNITVKQWYTGGALIYTTTTGSRVQGYNLVGNPYASTINFEKFNRKGTAGAVADASSSIYISGQQAQVYTTNSTLTPPSVFIWVFNPTTKQYETYQQNANQITSVADTTTTVNPGLQSVTGGVASNMIASGQGFFIRATASGQTMTFRESAKTSTQPNSASLTGVFSIPKDKTPIAMAFSSSSKLAATEASTNVPKPYAWPMPLIRLRLIKDSINFDGVVIVLVKGVSSAYNADKDAEDLGGNGAPESLSVLSSDSVKITIHRRPFPGKQQQTIPLFVDATASGDYKLRLTDLKDLPDLYEVWIKDNLTKDSVLAKVNSDYNFSIDKTNPASFGMNRFQLIVRQSIAHLAKLLNFTAQKINDCSKLSWIAQNEANYTTYIAQRSTDDGKTFITLDTVYSSNAKNYAVMDAKPANGLNQYRLTQIDLNGDTTLSKIVPLMYADTKNTISEVMSIYPNPATDVVYAQMRLKTNGPINYRINITNMEGKVVATANASQASWQNNVDAFIPGTYIMQVVDVKDNTLLGVKKFIKK